The nucleotide sequence TCATTTGCTAAAAGGGTTTCTTTCCTTTATCTTTCTGGGTCATATCCATCAATACCAACCTCATCTTTTTAGCACACAGAAGATTATTGATCTCTCTTTCACCTTTTCCTCCACTGTGGCCTGTTTACCAGTGTTGGGTCTCTCTTCCTTGATGTTTGCTCACCCAGGCTTGTTTGAGCGGCTCATTTTATCATGTGGGCGATTCACAGCAACACGCAGCTGCTCAGTGTGGATTCTTCTGTCCGCAGGTGGTACAGCTGCATGTTGGGAAAGAAATGCAGCCTGGCACCGTTGAAAGAGGAGCTGAGAAAACAGGGGGTGAGTGGACCAATGCACGTCCACGGCTTTTGATCTCTCTGTTCAGCTGCAAACACTTCAGAGACACAAGCAAATATTACACTTTGGAGCCACGGCACATAAGGAGTATCACATTAATTCACCCTAAAATATGCTGATTTGACAGATTAATGGTTAAGCGTGTCAGATTGTGATATCAGCAGATTTAGAGTCGATGTAATAAAAACAGTTCCGCTCTGAGATTCTCAGactcagagagaaacacaagtcctcctgcatcttctccaggtTCCAGGAGGCTGTTGCTCATCAGTCTGAGTGCAGGTTTGGCTCATATCCAAGCCTGATACCCATTTTAAAGCCACACCTGGTTAATATGCTAATACTTTTATCAGCCATCAGTCCACTGTCTCTGCAGCGATCCCCTTTTAGGCTTTAATTTAGGAAATAAGCAGCCTGGCcaccatctcacacacaccatcaccccCTTCTGTTTATTGACGCTGTCCTGAGGGGCGGTTTAAGTGCTCCGTTAGCGTGAGTGCTTGCATGGCGCGTGTCAGTTTCACGCAGCTCTTTATTTTCTCACCCATCAGGGTGGTGGAAATGTGTCAGCACACATTGCTGTTAACAGCAGCTTTGGTGTCCGGGCAGAAACGTAAGAGTAAATTGGTTTGGAAAAgttgttttactttttaaaactgTATTGTGAAGAACCCAGACACAATGCTCCTCTAATTCGGGGAGGTATGATAAAAAGACAGACAGCTGTGTGGTTACTTACGGCTTACATTTGGGCCTTATTAATATATGTATTCCTTatttaaaaacaagcaaacgtGACCACACCAGGATCTTTAATGTACTGTATGTGGCTTTCAGACTTATTGAATTATGGTCAAACATGAAGCTAGTTTAGAGCGTTTTAAGTGTGTTAACGTAATGAGTTTATTTAAGGAGATCTTCCTCTTTTTACATTAAAAGCACCAATATGTGAGGTGAAAATGGTGTAAATGTTATTCCATCATTGTTCTGGTGGGAAGCTTTGGCTCCTACCATTTATTACTTTCTGCTCGGTGACCATTATTTTGTTGCATTGTgaaataatccccccccccccccccacaggtgccTAAAgtgacacacacagagttctgcCAGGGGCGTACCATGCGGTGGGCGTTGGCTTGGAGTTTCTATGACGACATGATGGCTCCGGTGAGTCTTTGCATATTGTTTTGTTGCCATGGCTCGCGCTGACCTCCAATCCTGCCTGTTTTTGTCTGAATGGCTCATGTCTGCATATTTCCAAAAACCCTGAAGCCACCTCTGAATTATGCACCTCCTCTGCAGCCCATCACCTCTCTCCAGGCTGCAACCCCCTTTCCTCCAGCCATGTTCCATTAGAAGCACTTATTTTTTGCTCTGGGGACACGTTTATTTGATTTTCAGTTTTTTTGAACCCACGCAGTATCCAGGCAACACTTGCCAGAGCAGGACCGACTACGTTCAGTGCCCAGCCGTTTTGCTCTGGACTGGAAGAGGGACGCGGTGCCATTGCAATGGCTGATGTGTTTAAGACAGAGGAATGAAGATGGCTCAGTTAGGCGGGCAGTCAGGTGCAGCAGAGGACACGTGATGAGTGTTTGGACTCCACTCTGTTTTGGCCTTTTCAGCAGAAAAGCAGTTGAGCAGGATAATTGGCCTACATTCAGACTCCTCTTCATACTCCTCCTtttgcacatgcatgcacatcCATCAGCACTGcacagctgctctgtgtgtgtgtgtgtgtgtgtgtgtgtgtgtgtacatatacaATTTCTCAGATGGTTCATTTCCTAATCACGCTTGCACACACATTGCTTTAGATGTCCAGAACATAcgtgtccatccatccatccatcatccatccatcatccatccatccatccatccatccatccatcatccatccatcatccatccatccatccatccatccatccatccatccatccatccatccatccatccatccatccatccatctcttccatccatctcttccatctcttcctcgcccctcctgggcggtgcctcccaCATAcccatatacacacacatatgtgtgtaTGGGTATGTGGGTCATGGGTTATGTTACATATAGTTGACTTTAACATGTGTGACATGCGTTCATCAGTGACCTAGTTAACCCCCTCATTACCAAGTCAGTCTATATAATTTCATTACTTCCATTATTTGTAACATTTTCACCAATGAGCTTCGATGCTCACCAAGATGTTTGAGATCTGTGGTAAAAGAAGAAGATTAATCCCATCAATTGTTTTTGGTGCAGGTATCAGACAGATTATTTTGGACAGTATAGTTGGAAAAAATTGAAAGAATGGAGATAAACTAAACCcatcagaaacagacaaaaagatGGAGAATGAGGATTGTGAAGGCTGAGATGATGCTGAAGGCTTTAGTGGTGGTGATTCTCAGGTTCATTTAAGCCCCCTCAGGAAGGATTTCACGAAAAGGCCAAAGGTCATGATTCCATGTAAGGGTTTTGGGACCTGATAACAAGGAAAGGGCAGATGTGAGGACAGGTTTGTTTTGCACCATATGCCAGAGGGCAAAATCTGCAGCATCCTGATTCTGCAGCTGTGTTCTCAGGATGTGCAAAAATCACGTTATGTTTGGAAAGAACAGTTCTTGCTGCGCCTGTGTCAGTTTAATGTGCCTTTTTGCACATGCAAATGTGCCGGCATTTCATTGTGACATGGTCACGAAGCTCTAGACGATGAGAGAAGGAGGTGGTAGATGCTAAGTGGGATTAATAATGGAGTGAAAGTGCCcgagaggcagaagaggcaCTGCAGAAGAGAGGCGTGTTTGCATATTGACTCTGTGAATGTGAATATATGTCAAGGATGCTTGTAAAGACAGCCGGCCTTGGTTTGACCAGTTTTATTGATTTCTCCTTCCACGTGCTGCAGGGCTGCCAGCCTGCAGAgatgaaaaacaatgaaaaatagAGACAACCTGACAAAGCTGGGTTCATTGTCTGCTGGTTAGGTCAACACAGACAATCTTTCTGCACACGCATCAGCTGGGACCATCAGTATTACAAAATAATATCTAGTCAAGAGTAAAGATGAAAATCCTCAGACTTATTCAACATTTAGCTCCTAAAGTAGTAGAAACAACAAATTAAATATgtatcagtcattgctaagtgGAGGACAAACTACTACAGTGATGTAAATACATAATCCAAACTCGAGTGTCAGATCAGTGCAGGAGTGGGAAGGTCACAAGCTACTCCTTCCTCTTCCATTTGTAGGTCAGTCGGCCATACTGTCTGTTCTGACACAGCCCGGTGCAGccgcagacccccccccccagtctcccAATCTTCAGCCTGCAGTTACCACACCAGCATGGTGTTGTTATTCTGGCAGCAGTGGATGATTTAGTGGCTCCTCCACAACgtctgttatttatttagacATGTCTGAGTATTGACCTCCACAGCatgacagcagacaggattagagaggagggagagtcTTTTCCATCTGCGGGGGCTCATGTGACTTGAACGCCATCTTGTGGCGTGTTCGGTGTATTGCTTCTGCTGTTTGACGTAACTTTTATTTTCGGCTTTCACAGATGTCAGTGTGGTTTTGTTTACCGTTTTAAGATCTCTGCATGTCTcggtgtaaataaataaatttttgACTCCACAGAATCACACttgttgtttttccaccatttaaaaaaaatgttctcCTCCATTTTTTTGCCGTATCTTAGTCTCCACCCAGCAAGAGGCGTAAATTGGAGAAGCCCCGGAAACCCCTATCGTTCACTCTACCAGAGGCAggactgaaggagctgctggccAGGGCCTCAGATTTAGGTGTTACTGGCTGCAGTGCCGTGGTCGGCATCACTGGCCTGCTGAAAAAAATGCTCAGTGACCTGCGAGTGAGTTTCAGGGCTGCATTATCAGAAATACAATGTGAACTTCAGCATTTACCTGTTTTATTCATCTCTGTGACTCTGCAGGTGCTACACAAACACgttccctgcaggacacaggaGCAGAGCCTCTTCTTGACAGCTGTTGAGAACACATGGATCCACGGACGGCAGAAGAGGCGTGAACGTCTGCGCCAGCTGCGAGAGCTACCCAGAGCACCTCCCTGTCCTGGAACCAGCACACAAACCTCCACAATCTCTGCTGTCGCACACACTGACGACACCCAGGATGTCAACATTCAGAACAAAACCATATCAGCACAAAAGATCTTGGAGCCCAAAAGCTCCGCCTCTCTGGATACAAGTGAATGTGTCACCCAAAACCCAAGTGGAGAACAAAAGGAAGTCATAGAGAATGTGTCTGAGGAAGATGCGGATATGGagttgtctgtgtctgcaggagcagcacaggAAGCGGAGCCAAAGAAAGAGTCCACCTCAGCAGCTAGCGAGCCTGCTAAACCAGCCCAGAGCCCCAGTTCAGTGGAGCAGTTCCTGTTTAAGTGCCTGTTGAATGTGATGTGTGAGGAAGGCGATGTGGTGGTCGAGCTGCATTGGGTGGAAGGTCAGAACAAAGACCTGATGAATCAGCTGTGCACGTaccttaaaaacacacttttaaagtCTGTTGCAAAGTCCTGAATCATTAGAACGGGGTTTCTCTTTTTATTATAAATTAGATTACTAAATGTAAGATGAGACATTATGTCCTTGCAAATACTATTTTTAGAAATTGTTCTATCATTTGGAAGTCTTTAAATGTGCATGTTATCCTTAAAAGTGTTCAATTATGATTCAAGAAATAGTGAATCTTTTTTGTCAGCTCCAATATCGGCCTGCCTCtggattgttttttgtttttttaacttgtCTGTTCTAAAGGAAAATCTGTGAAATTCattgtacatttttattttgttgtcaggTTTTGTAAGAAAGGTTGAATGTTCATGTCATGGGATTATAGCCAGGGTGGAACAGGAATGGTGTAGTATGGTTAATGACCACACGAGGGCGCATATGCTTCACAATAGTTTTGCTTGACATGCACCCCTTTACATTGACGTGACTCTTAAATGAACATTACACATGTTGTGTAATGGAAGATGTTCCTAAAGCTCCttactgtttcctgtgtggtaGCCGACATGTTTCCCGAGTGAATAACAAGAAGAGACCCGAGTATCTGGCTATTTATGTGTTCATTATGCCCACATTTGCTGATGGgttcaaataaataattgattttGATACAAATTATGAATACATTGTTTGTGACACTAACATGTGTGGAGAATAAGTGACTTATCAATAGTTTCACCATTTGGATTTATTATGCTTTGTATTTGAAAGTTAAAGTAATTTTGAAGATAGCCTTCAGGGATCATTTTAGTGCACAAATGATTAATTTTACTACAGTTTATAACAATAGATGAATAACTGTATCCTTTAATTCAATTTATCCTCTGTTAAAAATCCCCTCTCCAACTAGATCTATGAAGCAGTGTGATTTATATTCTCTGTAACTTTATAAAATGATCCCACACAGCTAGCAGATAATGTCTATGAaatagcatttttatttaactCATGTCTCGTAAAGCTAAGTTCACAAGGCAACCAAGGAAAGGGGATTGATAAGAACTGTGACATGCTGTAAAATCAGCAGCTCATTCACCTATTAAACTGGAGATAATATCTAAATTTCCTCTGTTGTTTTATGGAGATTGCTTTCAGTTCCTCTGAATTGTTCAACTCTTCCTGTTTAATTTTTCTACAT is from Takifugu rubripes chromosome 11, fTakRub1.2, whole genome shotgun sequence and encodes:
- the mettl16 gene encoding RNA N(6)-adenosine-methyltransferase mettl16, translating into MALNKSMHPRNRYKDKPPDFGYLASKYPDFQQHVHTSLTGRPVVNFKEPEAVRALTCTLLKEDFGLTIQIPLERLIPTVPLRLNYIHWVEDLIDGQKQPRRGIDIGTGASCIYPLLGATMNGWYFLATEVDDICFDYATKNVEQNNLSDLIKVVKVPQKTLLMDALKEETEIVYDFCMCNPPFFANQLEAKGVNSRNSRRPPPSSVNTGGVTEIMAEGGELEFVKKIIHDSLQLKKRLRWYSCMLGKKCSLAPLKEELRKQGVPKVTHTEFCQGRTMRWALAWSFYDDMMAPSPPSKRRKLEKPRKPLSFTLPEAGLKELLARASDLGVTGCSAVVGITGLLKKMLSDLRVLHKHVPCRTQEQSLFLTAVENTWIHGRQKRRERLRQLRELPRAPPCPGTSTQTSTISAVAHTDDTQDVNIQNKTISAQKILEPKSSASLDTSECVTQNPSGEQKEVIENVSEEDADMELSVSAGAAQEAEPKKESTSAASEPAKPAQSPSSVEQFLFKCLLNVMCEEGDVVVELHWVEGQNKDLMNQLCTYLKNTLLKSVAKS